A DNA window from Ignavibacteriales bacterium contains the following coding sequences:
- a CDS encoding DUF1116 domain-containing protein, which produces MTNLFQSELKVVNIGLKSFKETLDRQNVKSVHVDWRPPLFTDDKSISIIKTNTDKIEAANNQAVQKILNSKPFIIGMGKALDVIPGMKENLLLHAGPPVMWDKMCGPMRGAVIGALIYEGLADSQEKAEQVTASGQIEFSPCHEHSTVGPMAGIVSPSMPVFILQNEEYGNKAFCTMNEGLGKVLRYGAFSPDVIERLNWMENNLYPSLKKAIEKIGKIDLKNIIAQALQMGDEVHNRNRAATSLLYRTLAPAVIQTTDDKEIVANVLEFINRNDHFFLNLSMGASKISLDAARNIEHSSIAVAMARNGTEFGVQVSGTGDQWFTGTSPIPDALFFTGFTKEDANPDIGDSSITETNGLGGFAIAASPAIVQFVGGSTKDAINYTLKMYEITETENNIYKIPYLNFRGTPTGIDVIKVVEKNILPFIDTGVAHKNAGVGQIGAGVLSAPAEPFVKAVIGLANKINSHKE; this is translated from the coding sequence ATGACGAATCTTTTCCAATCCGAACTCAAAGTCGTCAACATCGGACTCAAGTCGTTCAAAGAAACGCTCGACAGACAAAATGTGAAATCGGTACACGTCGATTGGCGACCGCCGCTCTTCACCGATGACAAATCGATATCGATCATCAAAACCAATACGGATAAAATTGAAGCAGCGAACAACCAGGCGGTTCAAAAAATCCTCAACAGCAAACCGTTCATCATCGGCATGGGAAAAGCCCTTGACGTTATTCCCGGTATGAAGGAAAATCTCCTCCTCCATGCCGGTCCACCGGTTATGTGGGACAAAATGTGTGGTCCAATGAGAGGTGCGGTGATTGGCGCACTAATCTACGAAGGTCTCGCCGACTCTCAGGAAAAAGCCGAGCAGGTTACCGCATCGGGTCAAATAGAATTTTCACCCTGCCACGAGCACTCAACTGTCGGACCGATGGCGGGAATTGTTTCTCCGTCGATGCCGGTGTTCATCTTACAAAACGAAGAATACGGCAACAAAGCATTCTGCACAATGAACGAAGGTTTAGGCAAGGTTCTCCGCTACGGTGCTTTCTCTCCCGATGTAATCGAGCGATTGAATTGGATGGAGAATAATCTTTATCCTTCACTCAAAAAAGCGATCGAAAAAATCGGCAAGATCGATTTGAAAAACATCATCGCGCAGGCGCTTCAGATGGGCGATGAAGTTCATAACAGGAACAGAGCCGCGACATCACTTTTGTACCGAACACTTGCGCCTGCCGTTATCCAAACGACAGACGACAAAGAAATTGTTGCGAACGTTCTCGAGTTCATCAACCGAAACGATCATTTCTTCCTCAATCTTTCGATGGGCGCATCGAAAATTTCGCTTGACGCTGCTCGCAACATTGAACATTCAAGTATTGCCGTCGCAATGGCGAGAAATGGAACAGAGTTCGGTGTCCAGGTTTCAGGAACAGGAGATCAATGGTTTACAGGTACATCACCAATTCCGGATGCACTTTTCTTCACGGGCTTCACAAAAGAGGATGCAAATCCCGATATTGGCGATAGCTCTATTACCGAAACAAATGGTTTGGGTGGATTTGCAATCGCTGCATCACCAGCAATTGTACAGTTTGTTGGTGGCTCAACGAAAGATGCGATCAATTACACGCTTAAAATGTACGAGATCACCGAAACGGAAAATAACATTTACAAAATCCCCTATCTCAATTTCCGCGGCACGCCTACTGGGATTGATGTTATAAAAGTTGTGGAAAAGAATATTCTTCCGTTTATTGATACAGGCGTCGCCCATAAAAATGCAGGCGTCGGGCAAATCGGCGCTGGAGTTTTGAGCGCACCCGCGGAACCGTTTGTAAAAGCAGTAATCGGATTAGCCAATAAAATTAATTCTCATAAGGAGTAA
- a CDS encoding cyclase family protein, whose protein sequence is MKTQEFLNFMDGLKVYDLTQRLSIHTPPWPSYMPFGIQYFKRIAGAHMGQGANGQIIHTSNHVGTHMDGEIHFHASGRSIGNVPMKEWIGQGVVVDISKEVGDYDLYTPEMLMKKVEIKKGDILLINTGYNRYAWDQKGSDEIRYFVKHPGPGPGFHKWALEMKIKWIGVDCGSADHPMNTIIRQWHPARFTEAEAKLKRKYDVNSWDEMFPQDEYYQVMHLKLFPKKLVHAENLGGDINKLGNKRCWIGCFPLRGIELESAMCRIVAFLPPNGK, encoded by the coding sequence ATGAAGACACAAGAATTTCTTAATTTCATGGATGGACTGAAAGTTTACGATCTCACACAACGGCTCAGCATTCACACGCCGCCGTGGCCCAGTTATATGCCGTTTGGTATTCAATACTTCAAGCGAATCGCAGGCGCACATATGGGGCAAGGAGCGAACGGACAAATTATTCACACGAGTAATCATGTCGGCACACACATGGATGGCGAGATTCATTTCCATGCTTCAGGTCGGTCAATCGGGAATGTTCCGATGAAAGAGTGGATTGGTCAGGGTGTTGTAGTTGATATATCGAAAGAGGTCGGCGATTACGATTTATACACTCCCGAAATGCTGATGAAGAAAGTTGAAATAAAAAAAGGCGACATACTCCTAATCAATACCGGTTACAACCGTTACGCTTGGGATCAGAAAGGTTCTGATGAGATTCGATATTTTGTAAAACACCCAGGACCAGGACCCGGTTTCCACAAATGGGCGCTTGAAATGAAAATAAAATGGATCGGTGTCGATTGCGGAAGTGCAGATCATCCGATGAACACCATCATTCGTCAATGGCATCCCGCTCGATTTACAGAAGCCGAAGCGAAACTGAAGCGAAAGTACGACGTGAATTCGTGGGACGAAATGTTCCCGCAAGATGAATATTATCAGGTTATGCACTTGAAACTGTTCCCAAAGAAATTGGTGCATGCCGAAAACCTCGGCGGCGATATCAATAAGCTCGGCAACAAACGCTGTTGGATAGGATGCTTCCCATTGAGAGGCATCGAGTTAGAATCGGCAATGTGCCGTATTGTTGCATTTTTACCACCGAATGGAAAATAA
- a CDS encoding xanthine dehydrogenase family protein molybdopterin-binding subunit has translation MTENKYIGKSTVRIDGKAKVTGAAEFIDDLDFGPDLLYAAIVESKFAHALINKIDTSEAENIPGVVKIVTGKDFPFRFGLYMHDRFIFAQDRVRFVGEQIGAVIARDAASALKAAKLVKVDYTELPAILNVEQALAKDTNLIHPELRHYKHVPWFFPKSDTNIAHLRKVRKGDVGKAFKEADFIFEDTYTVPRYAHCAIELHGAVGLYDNSDRLTVWTASQSPYTQRNLFAEALAPLGLSHKDIRVITPFIGGGFGGKAGVSMEILGAALATAVKGRPVKVLWSRAQEFYNTYQRQGLTARIKVGLKKDGTIIAMDNILNWDAGAYVEYGANVVNAAGLSASGPYNIPNVNIDSVCIYTNLPPGGPYRGFGYSEFLFGLESHLNEIAKKMKIDPIQLRRKNAIREGDILNYGGKMNANGLLEAIDKVEKEIEWGNKETSSDPNKAIGKGIALFWKAPAMPPNASSSAFLKFNEDGSINILISGMEIGQGLLTVMAQIAAEVLTVPPEKIRVETPDTDRNPYEWQTVGSHVTWGCGRAVESAAIDAREQIFDIVERALGKDRKSLYLEDESVKSKTDKNFSLKLRDFIIAGIQKPDGSYRGGPILGRGMFMPEFTSALSDPETSQGGHPNVHYTVGASAVKIEVDKQTGKVKIPKVVLAVDVGKALNPDLINGQITGGLLQGIATVLYEDMRFNEKGKLVNANFTDYKIPTSMDIPDEIVPIIIEVPQPDGPSGARGVGEHTMIPCAPMIANAVDDALGIRIKSMPITAEKIALALINK, from the coding sequence ATGACAGAAAATAAATATATAGGTAAATCAACAGTCAGAATAGATGGCAAAGCGAAAGTTACAGGCGCGGCTGAATTCATCGACGATCTCGATTTTGGTCCCGATCTTCTCTACGCGGCGATTGTCGAAAGCAAGTTCGCACATGCCCTCATCAACAAAATTGACACGAGTGAAGCTGAGAATATTCCCGGAGTTGTAAAGATTGTTACAGGGAAAGATTTCCCGTTCCGGTTCGGACTTTACATGCATGATCGATTCATCTTTGCTCAAGATAGAGTAAGATTTGTCGGAGAACAGATCGGTGCGGTGATAGCGAGAGATGCAGCAAGTGCATTGAAAGCGGCAAAGTTAGTGAAAGTGGATTACACTGAACTTCCGGCAATTCTCAACGTCGAGCAGGCACTTGCTAAAGATACAAACCTCATCCACCCTGAACTACGACATTATAAACACGTCCCGTGGTTCTTCCCCAAAAGCGACACGAATATTGCACATCTTAGAAAAGTCAGAAAAGGTGATGTCGGGAAAGCTTTCAAAGAAGCAGATTTTATTTTTGAAGATACATATACGGTTCCACGTTATGCCCACTGTGCAATTGAACTCCACGGCGCGGTTGGTTTGTACGATAATTCAGACCGACTGACGGTTTGGACGGCTTCGCAATCTCCATACACGCAACGGAATCTTTTTGCAGAAGCGCTTGCACCACTTGGATTATCGCATAAAGATATTCGGGTTATAACGCCGTTTATTGGCGGCGGATTCGGTGGAAAAGCCGGCGTCTCGATGGAAATTCTTGGCGCCGCATTAGCTACTGCTGTTAAAGGCAGACCAGTGAAAGTCCTCTGGTCACGTGCACAAGAATTTTACAACACATATCAGCGGCAGGGATTAACCGCGAGAATAAAAGTTGGATTGAAAAAAGACGGCACCATCATCGCAATGGATAATATTTTAAATTGGGACGCAGGCGCCTATGTCGAGTACGGCGCAAATGTTGTCAACGCTGCCGGACTTTCTGCTTCAGGTCCATACAATATTCCAAATGTCAACATCGATTCTGTTTGCATCTATACCAATCTTCCACCTGGTGGACCATACCGCGGATTCGGGTATTCCGAATTTTTATTCGGGCTTGAATCTCATCTAAATGAAATTGCAAAGAAAATGAAGATCGATCCGATACAACTTCGTCGTAAGAATGCAATCCGCGAAGGTGACATTCTCAACTACGGTGGCAAGATGAACGCGAACGGTTTACTTGAAGCAATCGACAAAGTTGAAAAAGAAATCGAATGGGGCAATAAAGAAACATCGAGCGATCCGAACAAAGCAATTGGTAAAGGAATTGCATTATTCTGGAAAGCGCCCGCGATGCCACCCAACGCTTCCTCCTCTGCGTTTTTGAAATTCAATGAAGACGGAAGCATCAACATTCTCATATCGGGGATGGAAATAGGTCAGGGTTTATTGACGGTCATGGCACAAATCGCGGCTGAAGTTCTAACTGTGCCGCCGGAAAAGATACGGGTTGAAACACCCGACACTGATCGCAATCCATATGAATGGCAAACAGTCGGCTCGCATGTTACCTGGGGATGCGGACGAGCAGTCGAAAGCGCAGCTATAGATGCGCGTGAACAAATTTTTGACATTGTTGAGCGGGCACTCGGCAAAGATCGAAAATCACTTTACCTTGAAGATGAATCTGTAAAATCAAAAACAGATAAAAATTTCTCTTTGAAACTTCGTGATTTTATTATTGCAGGAATTCAGAAACCGGACGGCTCGTACCGTGGCGGACCGATCTTAGGACGTGGAATGTTCATGCCGGAGTTTACCTCTGCATTGAGCGACCCTGAAACAAGTCAGGGCGGTCATCCAAACGTTCATTACACAGTTGGCGCAAGCGCAGTTAAAATTGAAGTTGATAAACAAACAGGCAAAGTGAAAATTCCTAAAGTGGTTCTTGCAGTTGATGTTGGCAAAGCGCTCAACCCCGATTTAATCAACGGACAAATCACGGGTGGCTTACTGCAAGGAATTGCTACTGTCCTTTATGAGGATATGCGATTCAATGAGAAAGGTAAACTTGTAAACGCAAACTTCACTGATTATAAAATTCCAACATCGATGGATATTCCAGATGAGATAGTTCCGATTATCATAGAAGTACCTCAACCCGATGGACCATCCGGTGCACGGGGAGTTGGTGAACACACTATGATACCCTGCGCACCGATGATTGCAAACGCTGTTGATGATGCTCTTGGAATCAGAATCAAATCGATGCCTATCACTGCTGAAAAAATAGCGTTGGCGTTGATAAATAAATAA
- a CDS encoding (2Fe-2S)-binding protein → MRQEIKFNLNSETIALEVNPNEVLLEVLRDKIGVKSPKCGCDNGDCGTCTVMINGKTVRSCLVLGIEVDGQEVVTLEGLMDSGLTSLQKSFIEHNSFQCGFCAPGMILSATELLAENQKPNKEEIQEALSGNLCRCTGYTPIIEAIEAITK, encoded by the coding sequence ATGAGACAAGAAATCAAATTTAATTTAAACAGCGAAACAATTGCACTCGAGGTCAATCCCAACGAAGTTCTTCTTGAAGTACTTCGGGATAAGATCGGTGTAAAAAGTCCGAAGTGCGGATGCGATAATGGAGATTGCGGCACGTGCACGGTTATGATCAATGGCAAAACCGTTCGCAGTTGTCTCGTGCTTGGTATCGAAGTCGACGGGCAGGAAGTGGTTACTCTTGAAGGACTTATGGATAGCGGATTGACGTCGCTTCAGAAATCGTTCATCGAGCATAATTCGTTTCAGTGCGGCTTCTGCGCGCCGGGGATGATTCTGTCCGCGACAGAACTTCTCGCAGAGAATCAAAAACCGAACAAAGAAGAAATTCAGGAAGCCCTATCCGGCAATTTATGCAGGTGCACGGGTTACACTCCCATCATCGAAGCAATCGAAGCGATCACTAAATAA
- a CDS encoding xanthine dehydrogenase family protein subunit M yields the protein MPIIHKFDYLKPKNIGEALTVLAKSKNTAILAGGTDLIDLIKENVVQPEVVVDIKGLDELNQIKFENDSLFIGAGVTFSDLIESKIIKEKYPVIFEISKTVASVGIRNRATVVGNICSAVPCMDSGPLLMAYDATVQVVGQKGTRNIPAAEWFIAPRKTSLQKGELVSGISLLFPKVKHAGCWVKLGRYTGEDLAQVNLLILAMADGTFRISFGAVAPVPVRARKVEKLLNGQAITPTLIEKANQLIEEEIKPITDVRATKEYRMHMAKVMFERGLNATISRLTGKSPKYGTSVI from the coding sequence GTGCCCATAATTCATAAATTCGATTATCTAAAACCAAAAAACATAGGCGAGGCGTTAACGGTTCTTGCAAAATCAAAGAACACGGCGATACTTGCAGGCGGCACCGATCTCATTGATCTCATAAAAGAAAATGTTGTTCAACCCGAAGTGGTAGTTGATATCAAAGGGCTTGACGAACTTAATCAGATCAAATTTGAAAATGATTCACTTTTCATCGGGGCAGGTGTTACGTTTTCAGATTTGATCGAATCGAAAATCATTAAAGAAAAATATCCGGTAATCTTTGAGATATCCAAAACAGTTGCATCAGTCGGAATTCGGAACAGAGCAACTGTTGTCGGCAATATTTGCTCAGCAGTTCCTTGCATGGATAGCGGTCCATTACTCATGGCATACGATGCAACCGTGCAAGTGGTGGGACAAAAAGGCACGCGCAATATTCCCGCTGCCGAATGGTTCATTGCTCCGCGTAAGACTTCTCTGCAAAAAGGCGAACTTGTCTCCGGCATTTCGTTACTGTTTCCAAAAGTGAAACATGCCGGATGCTGGGTAAAGCTTGGCAGATATACAGGCGAAGATCTCGCGCAGGTGAATTTGCTTATACTCGCAATGGCTGATGGAACATTCAGGATTTCATTCGGTGCGGTGGCACCTGTCCCGGTGCGAGCAAGAAAAGTTGAGAAACTTTTAAACGGACAAGCAATTACTCCTACCTTAATCGAAAAAGCAAATCAGTTAATCGAGGAAGAGATCAAACCGATTACCGATGTGCGTGCGACAAAAGAGTATCGAATGCACATGGCAAAAGTGATGTTCGAGCGAGGATTGAATGCCACGATCAGCAGGTTGACCGGTAAAAGTCCGAAATATGGAACGAGTGTGATATAA
- a CDS encoding Ig-like domain-containing protein: protein MKRIICFLAILSAVVFVTAAAEPIRLSMKDTTVVRGTSFLYPISVDSALTGLNVTSYEVDFNYDGGAFQIDSIIVAGSLTQSWGLPTYHDYKTHLTIAGAGTQSLTGTGVLLYLKLTAISSSGAWGSSFIFSRAMLNEGSPLTETRSGTIWISNPPYISVYPENATLSVADQQQFYASYATAPITWTTTDLSVATIDANGLLTGVHAGFVKVVAKDNNNIIDTSGVVEVRAFKMIIRDTSILQGYNLKIPIYVTDLGQVDVTSGQFVITYNPDLISYLETDQAGTLLEGYTTPSVRQVSNRLEISFAGSNRLNGIGTQVLIYLNFKVSILTYGWTGLNISNLLFNENILGTVRDGNLYVNNRTVLGITPQTANLLVGDSLLFSVTSGSPVYPLQWHVADPAKGTISNTGLFHANQSGSVVIDVADSVGKIGFSQNINIFDVKLSIPDTNMLSRDSVILPIYITEYTPGITAAQMIVKFDSTFFENPSVITAGTLSEGSEVYGAARPETLSIATATLSPITGPGVLWKVKFYTRYGAPKLSTSTLRLVGVVFNQGVPIPLIDNSDVYIRWEKDVRVNEILEPAGIISRDTVVTPMVQIANVRNVEQTALYRFRIGSLYEDTLTATLAPWETRTITFAKSWTASPSGTHVIRCDAFLVGDQDTSNNTVIRNLAVVRTSADPIILSMTPNYAGNNGILRAYIHGHNFRSGATVKLTKDGSPDYFVHHNYTKVIDSQKLMVVFDFQDNTLGTWNVTVMNPDSGTTTFYDGFTLEAPHKRLWTDIVGPDRVRIGREQTFSVIVGNVGNIDAVGALLFIRGLPKNVIFTPDFSFAPTPEPDGIDWNSSLGWIESETERIIPIMFPLLHANETRQINFRIKIPWGTPPFHITAGINSLDGHLYTASSLSAQMGQSLIGIQEINWACVTAVGALIGNVAGAFIPNDCISLGINTFTTIASLIAADQADGYSYVQMMASTVKDALFCAGYVMGGPIATAIKVASIITDLIASGVDIGQKCWPDPTSDKPVQPVAAMDPNHKSGPGGYDTTYHWTTTDQPFTYLVEFENIASASAEAESIFVRDTLDTNFDLNTLQLLSSSHPQFLTTTVDSISRSITWTFGGIMLPPNVNPPEGQGWAIFSIMPKPNLASGTQIKNSASIVFDYNPPIVTNLYINTVDSAKPESHVLLLPDTTHTGEFVVSWSGQDDSLGSGIRGYDIYVKYDSGSYTKWLTETKDTSAVFLGDNERIHSFYSVAIDNAGLREDEPLSPDAVTWVDGIASPVYLKLTSGSATSNPRPTFTWTPTAGKLGHYVFEYASDSLFTLNVHSIGSIPETTYTMTDSLIDGIYWWRVEGVSRSGSHSGFRTPIKFTIDTQPPDMPLLLSILDGAIIKVANPSFSWTSVTEPGVKYFWECAFDTLFDSVRAAYYSSDTMMTVPVSMSLNRGTYYWHVRAVDPAMNKSSYQTKPFMFYIDSTFVGVKEDEPVPEKFSLQQNYPNPFNPITKIEYGLPAESHIRLKIYDILGREVITLVDDIQSAGYRTIEWKSNNSSGMNVASGIYFYRIDATSISNPKDTFTGVKKLMLLR from the coding sequence ATGAAACGCATTATATGTTTTCTTGCAATTCTCTCCGCCGTGGTTTTTGTGACTGCGGCGGCAGAGCCGATCCGGCTCTCGATGAAAGATACCACGGTCGTCAGAGGTACATCATTCCTCTATCCGATTTCAGTCGATAGCGCTTTGACAGGATTAAATGTTACTTCGTATGAAGTTGACTTTAATTATGATGGCGGCGCATTCCAAATCGACAGCATTATTGTTGCGGGATCGTTAACCCAGAGTTGGGGATTACCGACTTATCATGATTACAAAACGCATCTAACAATCGCGGGTGCCGGAACTCAATCGCTGACAGGGACCGGAGTATTGCTTTATCTAAAGCTGACTGCAATTTCTTCTTCCGGCGCGTGGGGGTCCAGCTTCATCTTCTCCAGGGCGATGTTGAACGAAGGAAGTCCTTTAACAGAAACTAGAAGCGGAACAATTTGGATCTCAAATCCGCCTTATATCTCTGTCTATCCCGAGAATGCAACTTTAAGCGTTGCAGACCAACAACAATTCTATGCTTCATACGCAACAGCACCAATAACATGGACAACGACAGATCTGTCTGTTGCTACTATAGATGCGAATGGATTGCTGACAGGTGTTCATGCTGGATTTGTAAAAGTAGTTGCAAAGGATAATAATAATATCATCGATACATCGGGAGTTGTAGAAGTCCGGGCGTTTAAAATGATCATTCGCGATACTTCTATCTTGCAGGGGTATAATCTCAAGATTCCGATATATGTTACTGATTTAGGTCAGGTCGATGTCACATCGGGTCAATTCGTTATCACGTACAATCCGGACCTGATATCTTATCTTGAAACAGATCAGGCAGGTACATTATTGGAGGGATATACCACACCTTCAGTAAGACAAGTCTCAAACCGGTTAGAAATTTCATTTGCAGGATCAAACAGATTAAATGGAATTGGAACCCAAGTTTTGATCTATCTTAACTTCAAGGTTTCGATTCTTACCTATGGCTGGACCGGATTAAATATTTCGAATTTGCTGTTTAACGAAAATATTCTGGGAACGGTTAGAGACGGAAATCTATACGTCAACAATCGTACAGTTTTGGGAATAACTCCACAAACCGCCAATCTTCTCGTCGGTGATTCATTGCTATTTTCTGTGACAAGCGGTTCGCCCGTTTATCCATTACAGTGGCATGTTGCCGATCCGGCTAAAGGCACAATATCGAACACAGGTTTATTCCACGCAAATCAAAGTGGAAGTGTTGTTATTGACGTTGCCGATTCGGTGGGGAAGATAGGATTCTCACAAAACATCAACATATTCGATGTGAAATTATCGATACCCGATACGAACATGCTGTCGCGCGATTCTGTCATACTCCCGATCTACATAACGGAATATACACCCGGTATTACAGCCGCGCAGATGATTGTCAAATTCGATTCAACATTTTTTGAAAATCCGAGCGTAATAACGGCAGGGACACTCAGCGAGGGAAGCGAGGTTTATGGCGCTGCCAGACCTGAGACGCTATCAATAGCAACAGCAACACTTTCACCGATAACCGGTCCCGGAGTTTTGTGGAAAGTTAAATTTTACACACGGTATGGAGCGCCGAAATTATCAACATCAACATTGAGATTGGTTGGAGTTGTTTTCAATCAAGGTGTGCCGATACCTTTAATCGATAACAGCGACGTCTACATAAGGTGGGAGAAAGATGTAAGAGTAAATGAGATTCTGGAACCGGCGGGGATAATCAGCCGTGATACAGTAGTTACACCGATGGTACAGATTGCGAACGTTCGGAATGTTGAACAAACGGCTCTTTACCGATTTAGAATCGGATCTCTTTATGAAGACACGCTTACGGCAACGTTAGCACCGTGGGAAACGCGAACGATTACATTCGCGAAATCATGGACTGCTTCTCCATCAGGAACTCATGTGATTCGCTGCGATGCTTTTCTTGTTGGTGATCAGGATACTTCCAACAATACAGTAATCCGAAATCTCGCTGTGGTTCGCACGAGTGCAGATCCTATTATCCTCAGCATGACACCGAATTATGCGGGTAATAATGGCATACTGAGGGCTTATATACATGGGCATAATTTCCGATCAGGCGCGACTGTGAAATTAACCAAAGATGGATCACCCGATTATTTTGTCCATCATAATTACACAAAAGTCATCGATTCACAAAAGTTGATGGTGGTTTTTGATTTTCAGGATAATACTCTTGGTACCTGGAACGTAACCGTCATGAATCCCGATAGCGGAACTACGACTTTTTATGATGGATTCACGTTAGAAGCACCTCATAAAAGATTGTGGACAGACATTGTCGGTCCCGATCGTGTTCGTATAGGGAGAGAGCAAACATTTTCAGTTATCGTCGGGAATGTTGGAAATATAGATGCAGTAGGTGCTTTGCTCTTTATTCGCGGTCTTCCGAAGAACGTAATATTTACACCCGATTTCAGTTTTGCCCCCACACCTGAACCGGATGGAATCGATTGGAATAGTTCGTTAGGATGGATTGAATCTGAAACGGAAAGAATCATCCCGATTATGTTTCCGCTTTTACATGCGAATGAAACACGGCAAATCAATTTCAGGATAAAAATTCCGTGGGGTACACCACCATTCCATATTACCGCAGGAATAAATTCCTTGGACGGACATTTGTACACTGCCTCAAGCTTATCCGCTCAGATGGGTCAAAGTTTGATTGGTATTCAGGAAATAAATTGGGCTTGTGTTACTGCGGTGGGCGCGTTGATTGGAAATGTTGCCGGTGCGTTTATTCCGAACGATTGTATAAGTTTGGGTATCAATACATTTACTACCATCGCATCGTTAATTGCAGCAGATCAGGCAGACGGTTATTCGTATGTTCAAATGATGGCATCTACAGTAAAGGATGCTCTCTTCTGCGCGGGTTATGTTATGGGCGGACCGATTGCAACCGCGATCAAAGTAGCATCGATCATTACTGATTTAATTGCAAGCGGTGTTGATATCGGACAGAAATGTTGGCCCGACCCGACCAGCGATAAACCCGTTCAACCGGTCGCCGCGATGGATCCAAATCATAAATCGGGTCCGGGTGGTTACGATACCACGTATCACTGGACAACAACCGACCAACCGTTCACATATCTTGTTGAATTTGAGAACATAGCATCGGCAAGCGCCGAGGCGGAATCTATTTTTGTACGCGATACGCTTGATACAAATTTTGATTTAAATACCTTGCAGCTTCTAAGCTCAAGTCATCCGCAATTTTTAACTACGACTGTCGATTCAATTTCAAGATCGATCACATGGACGTTTGGTGGAATCATGCTTCCTCCAAATGTTAATCCTCCCGAAGGGCAGGGTTGGGCAATCTTCAGTATTATGCCAAAGCCCAATTTAGCGTCCGGAACACAGATTAAAAATTCTGCAAGCATTGTCTTCGATTATAATCCACCCATTGTAACGAATCTTTATATCAATACGGTCGATTCTGCTAAACCTGAAAGTCATGTGCTGCTGCTTCCCGACACAACTCATACCGGTGAATTTGTTGTCAGTTGGAGTGGTCAAGATGATTCGCTCGGTTCCGGTATTCGCGGATACGATATATATGTAAAGTATGATTCAGGTTCTTATACTAAATGGTTAACCGAGACCAAAGATACCTCGGCAGTCTTCTTAGGTGATAACGAAAGAATTCATTCGTTCTACAGTGTCGCAATTGATAATGCCGGACTGCGTGAGGATGAACCTTTATCTCCGGATGCAGTAACCTGGGTCGATGGTATAGCATCACCTGTCTATTTAAAACTTACATCTGGGTCTGCCACAAGTAATCCGCGACCGACGTTCACGTGGACTCCGACTGCAGGGAAATTGGGTCATTATGTTTTCGAATATGCTTCCGATAGTTTGTTCACATTAAATGTTCACTCCATCGGTTCAATTCCTGAGACAACATATACCATGACCGATTCACTTATCGACGGAATATATTGGTGGAGAGTTGAGGGAGTGAGCAGATCCGGAAGCCATAGCGGTTTCCGTACACCAATTAAGTTCACGATAGACACACAACCACCTGATATGCCTTTGTTGCTGTCGATTCTTGATGGTGCAATAATTAAAGTTGCCAATCCTTCGTTCAGTTGGACAAGTGTAACCGAACCGGGAGTGAAATATTTCTGGGAATGTGCGTTCGATACATTGTTCGATTCTGTTAGAGCGGCATATTATTCAAGCGATACTATGATGACGGTACCTGTGAGCATGTCGCTTAACAGGGGAACATATTACTGGCATGTTCGCGCTGTTGATCCTGCAATGAACAAAAGTTCTTATCAAACAAAACCATTCATGTTCTACATCGACTCTACATTTGTTGGTGTGAAGGAGGATGAACCAGTACCTGAAAAATTCAGTCTTCAACAGAATTATCCGAATCCATTCAATCCTATAACCAAGATTGAATATGGACTTCCGGCAGAAAGCCACATACGGCTCAAAATCTACGACATTTTGGGAAGGGAAGTAATTACGTTGGTAGACGATATTCAATCGGCAGGATATAGAACTATTGAATGGAAATCGAATAATAGCTCGGGCATGAATGTCGCAAGCGGAATTTACTTCTACAGGATCGATGCAACCAGCATCTCAAATCCGAAAGATACTTTTACAGGTGTTAAAAAGTTGATGTTGCTAAGATAG